The following proteins are encoded in a genomic region of Deltaproteobacteria bacterium:
- a CDS encoding undecaprenyl-diphosphate phosphatase — protein MSLFQAAILGIVQGFTEFLPISSSGHLVLFQKFFGFTNPKEVLAFDVALHLGTLLSVVAIYWKDLGRMVLGVFGKDRTGRRLVLLLVVATLPAVAVGLLFKGTIERLFAASSTLPFEFLFTGFVLWGTRYLARYEKGTPPKGEGEVSSRDAFWVGWAQALAIIPAVSRSGMTVAAALFLRFDQRFAARFSFLMAIPAILGAGLLEAREMAHFDSSLILPVVVGSLVSAVSGFLAIRWLIGVISRGRLHFFAYYCWAVGIFSFFFL, from the coding sequence ATGAGTCTCTTTCAGGCCGCCATTCTCGGCATCGTTCAAGGTTTTACCGAATTCTTGCCGATCTCCAGTTCCGGTCATCTCGTCCTCTTTCAGAAGTTTTTTGGTTTTACCAACCCGAAAGAGGTTTTGGCCTTTGATGTGGCGCTTCATCTGGGGACACTCCTTTCTGTTGTGGCGATCTATTGGAAGGATCTGGGGCGGATGGTTTTGGGAGTTTTTGGCAAAGACCGTACCGGGAGAAGGCTTGTTTTACTCCTGGTGGTGGCTACCTTGCCGGCCGTTGCGGTAGGACTTCTTTTCAAAGGGACGATTGAACGGCTCTTCGCCGCTTCCTCCACCCTTCCCTTTGAATTTCTTTTTACCGGTTTTGTCCTTTGGGGAACCCGTTATCTAGCCCGTTACGAAAAGGGCACTCCACCCAAAGGGGAAGGGGAGGTCTCCTCCAGGGATGCCTTTTGGGTCGGTTGGGCCCAGGCCTTGGCGATCATTCCGGCCGTTTCCCGTTCCGGGATGACGGTTGCCGCCGCCCTTTTCCTCCGTTTCGATCAACGGTTTGCCGCCCGGTTTTCCTTTCTCATGGCGATCCCGGCGATTTTGGGAGCCGGTCTTCTCGAGGCCCGGGAGATGGCCCATTTTGATTCATCTCTTATTCTCCCTGTGGTTGTCGGGAGTTTGGTTTCGGCGGTGAGCGGTTTTCTGGCGATCCGATGGTTGATCGGGGTGATCAGCCGCGGCCGACTCCATTTTTTTGCCTATTACTGTTGGGCCGTTGGTATTTTTTCCTTCTTTTTCCTTTAG
- a CDS encoding replication-associated recombination protein A, which yields MEKTPLFETERKVSPPLAEKMRPEKLEDFIGQEHLVGPGRPLCQQILKDQIPSLIFWGPPGSGKTTLARLIAKQTKASFHGLSAVLSGVKELKEIVERAQTDLKLHGRKTLLFIDEIHRWNKAQQDALLPHIENGTIILIGATTENPSFEVIGPLLSRTKVYTLRPLTEEELKKIIKRALPAEATMEPKALDFIISSSDGDARRALNTLEIAIGLITSPPPPLITLSIVEQAVQKKSLLYDKAGEEHYNLISAFIKSMRGSDPDAAIYYLARMLEAGEEPLFLCRRMVIFASEDIGNADPQAIQVAVSTMQAFDFVGMPEGWIPLAQCATYLASAPKSNASYLAYKKAKADIAETGHQPVPKHLRNAPTALMKAEGYGEHSIKEEYLPEKLRGRKYYKPTENGHEKEIRRYLESLKKGE from the coding sequence ATGGAAAAAACCCCTCTTTTTGAGACAGAACGAAAGGTTTCCCCTCCTCTTGCGGAAAAGATGAGGCCTGAGAAATTGGAAGACTTTATCGGTCAAGAACACCTGGTGGGACCGGGTCGGCCTCTCTGCCAGCAGATCCTGAAGGACCAAATCCCTTCACTCATTTTCTGGGGTCCCCCCGGAAGCGGGAAAACAACCCTTGCCCGCCTCATCGCCAAACAGACAAAGGCCTCGTTCCACGGTCTGTCGGCCGTCCTTTCGGGGGTCAAGGAGTTGAAGGAGATTGTCGAAAGGGCCCAGACGGACCTCAAACTCCACGGGCGCAAGACCCTCCTCTTTATTGATGAAATCCACCGTTGGAACAAGGCCCAGCAAGATGCCCTGCTTCCGCACATCGAAAACGGCACAATCATCCTGATCGGCGCCACGACGGAAAATCCCTCTTTTGAAGTGATCGGGCCGCTCCTCTCGCGAACCAAAGTCTACACACTGCGACCGCTCACGGAGGAAGAACTCAAAAAGATCATCAAAAGGGCACTCCCCGCGGAAGCCACGATGGAACCGAAGGCGTTGGACTTTATCATCAGCAGTTCCGACGGCGATGCCCGGCGGGCGCTGAATACACTAGAGATAGCGATTGGCCTGATCACCTCGCCCCCACCCCCTTTGATCACTCTTTCCATAGTCGAACAGGCGGTCCAAAAAAAGTCGCTCCTCTACGACAAGGCGGGGGAAGAGCATTACAACCTGATTTCCGCCTTTATCAAATCGATGCGCGGCTCCGACCCGGACGCCGCCATCTACTACCTCGCCCGAATGTTAGAGGCGGGAGAAGAGCCGTTGTTCCTTTGCCGAAGGATGGTGATCTTCGCCTCGGAGGATATCGGCAACGCCGACCCGCAGGCGATCCAGGTGGCGGTCAGCACGATGCAGGCGTTCGATTTTGTCGGGATGCCCGAGGGCTGGATCCCGCTTGCCCAGTGTGCGACCTATCTTGCCAGTGCCCCGAAATCGAATGCCAGCTACCTGGCGTACAAAAAGGCGAAGGCCGATATTGCAGAAACCGGTCATCAACCGGTCCCCAAACATCTCCGTAACGCCCCTACCGCCCTGATGAAGGCGGAAGGGTACGGCGAGCACTCTATAAAGGAGGAATACCTCCCGGAAAAACTCCGCGGGAGGAAGTATTACAAACCAACCGAGAACGGGCATGAAAAAGAGATCCGGCGGTACCTTGAAAGTCTGAAAAAAGGGGAATAG
- the recN gene encoding DNA repair protein RecN: MLQALRIRNFAIINDLTLEFGPGFNVLSGETGAGKSVIIQALALLLGSRGFSDLIRKGEKEAVVEGGFLKDKKQVILSRLLNEEGRHKILINAHPATLASLQTQSQPLIDLATQHENQSLLQPARHREILDLFGGLETEKKNYQERFRRCQEWGDQKKKFLQKVEETRKEEDFLQFQLQEICAARLEEGEEEKLLQEREVAKHAVRLGESVTRIESILYSGEDNLTDRLSGLSREMAHLVKIDPKLGAFSKNFETALAFLQETGSGLKGYGEALQFDPDHLQFVEERLDLLKRLKKKYGSLVKEILKKEKELKEDLNRLEDFDQILKDIEGRLTESEGELKTAALSLRKKRKEAAAQLASLVEKELLSLGMGKIQFVAAVEPLTEGVVRIGEDFFDPEGGEGVEFLMAPNAGEGIRPMARIASGGELARILLALKTILGETREVATYVFDEVDVGVGGAAAEAVGRSLQRLSKKAQVIVITHLPQIACLADHHFAIRKEVKKGRTLTAVTPLLNKAREEEIARMLAGFQITDNVRAHARELLKGTEP, translated from the coding sequence ATGCTACAAGCACTCCGAATCCGTAATTTTGCCATCATTAATGACCTGACCCTGGAGTTTGGGCCCGGTTTCAACGTCCTCTCCGGCGAGACGGGGGCCGGCAAGTCGGTGATCATCCAGGCCCTGGCGCTCCTTCTGGGCTCCCGCGGTTTTTCCGATCTGATCCGCAAGGGGGAAAAAGAGGCGGTTGTCGAAGGAGGGTTTTTAAAGGACAAGAAACAGGTCATCCTTTCGCGTCTTCTGAATGAGGAAGGAAGGCATAAAATTTTGATCAACGCTCATCCGGCAACGCTCGCTTCCCTGCAGACCCAGAGTCAGCCGCTCATTGATTTGGCCACCCAGCATGAAAATCAATCCCTTCTCCAGCCGGCAAGACACAGGGAAATTCTTGATCTCTTCGGAGGCCTGGAGACAGAGAAAAAAAATTATCAGGAGAGGTTCAGACGGTGCCAGGAATGGGGTGATCAAAAAAAGAAATTCCTTCAAAAGGTGGAGGAGACCCGGAAGGAAGAGGATTTTCTCCAGTTTCAGCTTCAGGAGATTTGCGCGGCCAGGCTTGAAGAGGGGGAGGAGGAAAAACTCCTGCAGGAGCGGGAGGTGGCCAAGCATGCTGTTCGTTTGGGGGAGTCGGTGACCCGGATTGAATCGATCCTCTATTCCGGCGAGGATAATCTGACTGATCGCCTCTCCGGCCTCTCTCGGGAGATGGCTCACCTTGTCAAAATTGATCCGAAACTGGGGGCCTTCTCCAAAAATTTTGAAACAGCCTTGGCCTTTCTTCAGGAGACCGGTTCCGGCCTGAAAGGGTACGGCGAGGCGCTCCAGTTTGACCCTGACCACCTCCAGTTTGTTGAGGAGAGACTCGATCTTCTCAAGAGGTTGAAGAAAAAATATGGCAGTCTGGTGAAAGAGATCCTGAAAAAGGAAAAAGAACTCAAGGAAGATTTAAACCGGTTGGAGGATTTTGACCAGATTTTAAAAGATATCGAAGGGCGTTTGACAGAGTCAGAGGGGGAATTGAAAACGGCCGCCCTGTCACTGAGGAAGAAGCGCAAAGAGGCCGCGGCCCAACTGGCCTCTCTTGTGGAGAAAGAGCTTCTTTCCTTGGGGATGGGCAAGATCCAGTTTGTAGCGGCGGTGGAACCGCTGACCGAAGGGGTTGTCCGGATCGGGGAGGATTTTTTCGATCCGGAAGGGGGGGAGGGGGTAGAGTTTCTGATGGCCCCCAACGCCGGAGAAGGGATCCGGCCGATGGCCCGGATCGCCTCAGGGGGGGAGTTGGCGCGGATCCTTCTCGCCCTGAAGACCATCTTGGGAGAGACAAGAGAGGTGGCGACCTACGTCTTTGACGAGGTGGATGTCGGGGTCGGCGGGGCGGCGGCCGAGGCGGTCGGCCGGTCTCTTCAACGTCTGTCCAAAAAGGCCCAGGTGATTGTGATTACGCATCTCCCCCAGATTGCCTGTTTGGCCGATCACCATTTTGCGATCCGAAAAGAGGTCAAAAAGGGGAGGACGTTGACCGCGGTGACGCCTCTTTTGAATAAGGCGCGGGAAGAAGAGATCGCCCGGATGCTGGCCGGTTTCCAAATCACCGATAATGTTCGTGCCCATGCGCGGGAGCTTTTAAAAGGAACGGAGCCATGA
- a CDS encoding acyl-CoA dehydrogenase family protein: MMTDKQLLNFKPLHGTDFYGADPSFQSLLKTVSPNQGSSLHEKLKTFSKKVSQNWDILAEEAANNYSGPRIESFDAPGNPIDRIWLPPPVRQLRREVVEAGIFENSSQLEMMGKVYLLSHLGESSVVCPLACTEGLIRVIEAVGSDFLKKNYLPKLRSKETPLAGAQFITEQDMGSDVGALTTEAKPLENGQWSLHGEKWFCSAIDEYFLVAARPQAAPKGTEGVAIFFVPRTLDGKLNNLHIKRLKNKIGTKELPTAEIDLEGAIGYAIGPVESGFKNLMNHVINTSRIMNAASACGLMARALLEAKNYTSQRTAFGRRIGDYPMVQESLKKMATTLQKKRSLYFHLIAELDREPLEEGSDRAYWLRFLINLCKYRTAIGATECVHEAILLLGGNGTIETFSILPRLYRDSLVIETWEGTHNVLALQICRDSLRFPFKDCLQEQLGESPLGEGMKPLLHDLDRLADPEWVSRNALHLVNRLGELLEEVSGSNAT, translated from the coding sequence ATGATGACTGACAAACAACTTCTAAACTTCAAGCCTCTGCACGGTACTGATTTCTATGGAGCGGACCCCTCGTTCCAATCACTGTTAAAAACAGTCTCTCCCAATCAGGGGTCTTCCCTTCATGAAAAACTTAAAACCTTCTCCAAAAAGGTTTCTCAAAACTGGGATATTCTTGCGGAAGAGGCGGCCAACAATTACTCCGGACCGAGGATAGAATCGTTCGATGCGCCGGGAAATCCGATCGACCGGATCTGGCTCCCGCCCCCGGTTCGGCAACTCCGCCGTGAGGTGGTCGAGGCCGGCATCTTCGAAAACAGTTCCCAGCTGGAGATGATGGGAAAGGTTTACCTCCTCTCCCATCTCGGAGAGTCTTCGGTCGTCTGCCCGCTCGCCTGCACCGAGGGACTGATCCGCGTTATCGAAGCGGTTGGTTCCGACTTTTTAAAAAAGAATTACCTTCCCAAACTCCGCTCTAAAGAAACACCGCTCGCCGGGGCCCAGTTCATCACCGAACAGGATATGGGTTCAGATGTTGGTGCCCTGACAACAGAAGCCAAACCACTTGAGAACGGTCAGTGGTCTCTTCATGGTGAAAAATGGTTCTGTTCCGCCATCGATGAATATTTCCTAGTTGCGGCACGGCCTCAAGCGGCCCCCAAGGGAACGGAAGGGGTTGCCATCTTTTTTGTGCCGCGAACCCTCGACGGGAAACTCAACAACCTTCATATCAAACGTCTTAAAAACAAGATCGGCACCAAAGAACTGCCAACCGCAGAGATCGATCTGGAGGGAGCCATCGGTTATGCTATCGGTCCGGTCGAATCCGGGTTCAAAAACCTGATGAACCATGTCATCAACACCTCCCGGATCATGAACGCCGCCAGCGCCTGCGGCTTGATGGCGAGGGCGCTCCTTGAGGCCAAGAACTACACGTCACAACGGACCGCCTTTGGCCGGAGGATCGGCGACTACCCGATGGTCCAGGAAAGTTTAAAGAAGATGGCAACAACCCTGCAAAAGAAGAGGTCACTCTATTTTCACCTGATCGCTGAACTGGACCGTGAGCCTCTTGAAGAAGGGAGCGACCGCGCCTACTGGCTCCGTTTTCTGATCAACCTCTGCAAATACCGAACCGCCATTGGGGCCACGGAATGCGTCCATGAGGCGATCCTCCTTTTGGGAGGGAACGGAACGATTGAAACCTTTTCCATCCTCCCCCGTCTCTACCGTGACAGTCTTGTCATTGAAACATGGGAAGGGACGCACAACGTGCTCGCCCTCCAGATTTGTCGGGACAGCCTCCGCTTCCCGTTCAAAGACTGCCTTCAAGAACAGCTGGGTGAATCACCCTTGGGTGAAGGAATGAAACCGCTTCTTCACGATCTGGATCGTCTGGCTGATCCGGAATGGGTCAGTCGGAACGCCCTTCACCTGGTTAACCGGTTGGGGGAACTCCTGGAAGAGGTCTCCGGAAGCAACGCGACCTAA
- the rpmF gene encoding 50S ribosomal protein L32: MPVPKRKKSRARRNNRRAAIHLKVPSLNPCPRCKEPRWPHRVCLSCGYYGDTEVVPMDKK; encoded by the coding sequence ATGCCAGTCCCGAAGCGAAAAAAGTCCAGGGCGCGCCGGAATAACCGGCGGGCCGCTATTCATCTGAAGGTCCCCTCCTTGAACCCGTGCCCCCGTTGCAAGGAGCCCCGATGGCCGCACCGGGTCTGTCTTTCCTGCGGTTATTATGGGGATACGGAAGTCGTTCCGATGGACAAAAAGTAG
- a CDS encoding Ig-like domain-containing protein has translation MTRKIFCLASVLISLSACSGSGDKTKDIKEQALFGCPELCTKVNDCLTEKMPETDCLSDCDNGIFGQGLPKADETIKQEMLACIKSLDCPQIRGESEAACLGDITKKLQGGVTASGPVPPETPVTPPPVDQGPVVATTPADQPPAPEVDQIAPTLLATIPANEALNVSPVEQVWISFSEPLDEESLRPENIRWNRLGDAIQAVQWQPGYDPASHSLALVPSAPLRIASLYQVVISGVTDLAGNPMAETSFTFRTRGMVAAGHYHTVALKSDGTVWAWGNNSSCTLGVFSNCTPLYSSIPRQVITLYQPLSHLSGVTGLSAGVMHTVALKEDGTVLAWGANGNGQIGLGTTSQSVTVATAIPSLNGVKKVVAGGWHTVALKEDGTVWTWGQNQTGQLGRTATAAEPGSRPALVAGLNNVVDIAAGTSFTLALRGDGTVWSWGFNNRGQLGRQTGGVDRSQAPGPVLTINPDGSLAHLPRMSAIAAGSNHALALVEGGGGVYAWGADDVGQLGDGIIKDPDFRVSPVLVVELSGVVSIEAGGSHLGTTGGHSMALKGDGTIQSWGFNTSGQLGHGEAQSKTQNLPVQKEPADSGNLTGLVVIDAGGAHSVALKEDGTVWVWGGNTKGTAISGQLGLGDVPLEGNRLLRARQVPEF, from the coding sequence ATGACTCGAAAAATATTTTGCCTGGCCTCCGTTTTGATTTCCCTCTCCGCCTGTAGCGGCAGTGGAGACAAGACCAAAGATATCAAGGAACAGGCCCTGTTTGGTTGTCCTGAGTTGTGCACCAAGGTGAATGACTGTCTGACCGAAAAGATGCCGGAGACGGACTGCCTCTCCGATTGCGACAACGGCATTTTTGGTCAAGGCCTTCCGAAGGCGGATGAAACGATTAAACAGGAGATGCTGGCCTGTATCAAGTCTCTCGATTGCCCCCAGATCCGGGGGGAGAGTGAGGCGGCTTGTCTTGGCGATATTACCAAAAAGCTGCAAGGAGGAGTGACTGCTTCCGGACCGGTACCACCCGAAACGCCTGTGACCCCGCCGCCGGTGGATCAAGGACCGGTCGTGGCTACGACACCGGCTGATCAACCGCCGGCACCGGAGGTCGATCAGATCGCCCCGACCCTTTTGGCAACAATTCCTGCGAATGAGGCCCTGAATGTCTCCCCCGTTGAACAGGTCTGGATCTCCTTTAGTGAGCCTCTGGATGAAGAGAGCCTCCGGCCGGAGAACATCCGGTGGAACCGTTTGGGGGATGCTATTCAGGCTGTTCAATGGCAACCGGGTTACGATCCTGCAAGCCACTCGCTGGCTTTAGTTCCGTCGGCCCCTTTGCGGATCGCCAGTCTCTATCAGGTGGTGATCTCCGGCGTGACCGATCTTGCCGGCAACCCGATGGCAGAGACCAGTTTTACCTTCCGGACCCGCGGGATGGTGGCGGCCGGCCACTACCATACGGTGGCCCTCAAATCGGACGGGACCGTTTGGGCCTGGGGGAACAATAGTAGTTGTACCCTGGGCGTTTTTTCGAATTGCACTCCCCTTTATTCTTCTATCCCCCGTCAGGTCATTACCCTTTATCAACCTTTGAGTCATTTGTCAGGTGTGACCGGTCTCTCTGCCGGAGTGATGCATACGGTAGCCCTCAAGGAAGACGGCACCGTTTTGGCCTGGGGGGCCAATGGGAATGGTCAAATTGGTCTCGGGACAACATCACAATCGGTAACCGTAGCAACCGCTATTCCCAGTCTCAATGGTGTTAAAAAGGTGGTGGCCGGGGGATGGCATACAGTGGCCCTCAAGGAAGACGGAACTGTTTGGACCTGGGGTCAAAATCAAACCGGACAACTGGGTCGAACCGCGACTGCCGCAGAACCAGGTTCCCGACCGGCCCTTGTTGCCGGGCTGAACAACGTTGTGGATATTGCGGCAGGCACCAGTTTTACCCTGGCGCTGAGGGGTGACGGGACAGTCTGGAGTTGGGGTTTCAATAACAGGGGGCAGTTGGGACGACAAACAGGAGGAGTGGATCGTTCCCAGGCTCCCGGGCCCGTTTTAACGATAAATCCGGATGGAAGCCTCGCCCACTTGCCCAGGATGAGCGCCATTGCGGCCGGTTCGAATCATGCCTTGGCCCTCGTCGAGGGAGGGGGTGGTGTTTATGCCTGGGGGGCCGATGATGTCGGCCAATTGGGGGATGGGATCATCAAAGACCCTGATTTCCGGGTCTCTCCTGTCCTGGTTGTTGAATTGAGCGGCGTTGTTTCTATCGAAGCGGGAGGCAGTCATCTTGGGACCACTGGAGGGCATTCCATGGCGCTCAAGGGAGACGGAACTATTCAGAGTTGGGGTTTCAACACCTCCGGTCAATTGGGACATGGGGAGGCCCAGTCCAAAACACAAAACCTGCCGGTCCAGAAAGAACCGGCCGATAGCGGCAATCTCACCGGTCTGGTTGTCATCGATGCTGGTGGGGCGCATTCCGTAGCCCTTAAAGAGGATGGGACCGTTTGGGTCTGGGGGGGCAACACGAAAGGGACGGCGATTTCGGGGCAACTCGGTCTGGGGGATGTGCCGCTCGAAGGTAACCGGCTCCTGCGAGCCAGACAGGTCCCGGAGTTTTAG
- a CDS encoding TolC family protein, producing the protein MNRRLFLVTFLLTGLNASAGELKTVTLQDCYNKALKQSATLAIQEETIRIAEAHYLQALGTALPKINAKGTEFVQAAGSDSGALNTFTRRTRPEVAITLRQPLFQGLREFKALAVSGSEKKMNRLTVERARQLLFLDVAVAYTTLLNLEEDGKILQNMLSTLQSRNQEIDRRIRLGKSRESEKLASESQSLVLESELEKNRGQIKTAYEMLSFLTGERLMPEGQRLSDSPTPPVSLPSEEEALLSLHSRPDLAATEEGLKLARGKLSVERGAFLPTLDAQANYYPYRVGLYSDINWDLLFTLNFPIFDGTTWGRVKEAKAGFKQAELDKQDKFRRAEMEVRNSLNNWQTSRSHESALKKAAAKAEANYKAQAQDYQLGLVNNLEVLQSMKEWLERQREEAQARYQAKLDYLQFKITTGSLEAQQ; encoded by the coding sequence ATGAATCGAAGACTGTTTCTCGTCACCTTTTTATTAACCGGTTTGAACGCCTCCGCCGGGGAACTGAAAACAGTGACCCTTCAAGACTGTTACAACAAGGCCTTGAAACAGAGTGCCACGCTCGCCATTCAGGAAGAAACCATCCGGATAGCCGAGGCCCATTACCTTCAGGCCTTGGGAACGGCCTTGCCAAAAATCAATGCGAAGGGAACCGAATTTGTCCAGGCCGCCGGATCGGACAGCGGGGCCCTCAATACCTTTACCCGGCGGACACGTCCCGAGGTGGCAATTACCCTTAGGCAACCTCTGTTTCAGGGGTTGAGGGAATTTAAGGCCCTCGCCGTCTCCGGATCGGAAAAGAAGATGAATCGACTGACCGTTGAGCGGGCCCGCCAACTCCTTTTTCTGGATGTTGCCGTCGCCTACACCACCCTTTTAAATCTTGAAGAGGATGGGAAGATTCTCCAAAATATGCTTTCGACACTCCAATCCAGAAATCAAGAAATTGACAGAAGGATTCGTCTTGGAAAATCGAGAGAGAGTGAAAAATTGGCCTCGGAATCTCAAAGCCTGGTGTTGGAATCCGAACTGGAGAAAAACCGGGGGCAGATCAAAACCGCCTATGAAATGCTCAGCTTTCTCACCGGAGAACGGTTGATGCCAGAAGGACAACGCCTAAGCGACAGCCCTACGCCCCCCGTCTCCCTGCCATCGGAAGAGGAGGCCCTCCTGTCACTCCATTCCCGACCGGACCTCGCCGCTACAGAAGAAGGGCTCAAACTGGCCAGAGGAAAACTCTCCGTCGAAAGAGGGGCCTTTCTGCCGACCCTCGATGCCCAGGCCAATTACTACCCTTACCGTGTCGGCCTTTACAGCGATATTAACTGGGATCTTCTTTTTACCCTCAACTTCCCAATCTTCGACGGGACAACGTGGGGAAGGGTCAAAGAGGCCAAGGCCGGTTTCAAACAGGCCGAACTGGACAAACAAGATAAATTCCGCCGTGCCGAAATGGAGGTCCGCAACTCACTCAACAATTGGCAAACCTCTCGCTCTCACGAATCGGCCCTGAAAAAGGCCGCCGCCAAAGCGGAGGCGAATTACAAGGCCCAGGCCCAGGATTACCAACTCGGCCTCGTCAACAATCTTGAGGTGTTGCAGTCGATGAAAGAGTGGCTGGAGCGTCAACGGGAGGAGGCCCAGGCCCGGTATCAGGCAAAACTGGACTATCTCCAGTTTAAAATCACTACAGGCAGTTTGGAGGCCCAGCAATGA
- a CDS encoding TldD/PmbA family protein, protein MTPEKVLECVKDRLAGKGKGFELYLQSSRQTGIEAKGGEVTSFQKAEPKGAALRIFSNRKVGFAMASSWDRSALEKMVRYACEGLPFLSEEPWVIHPLLATPTCSEELPVFEGCDSSLATLPEKKRMALAVELEKRVLAKDPRIRRIRKAEYQEEVAEITLFSSAKKRGLHYQKSLCEISLQVVAEAQEDQQAAWSTDFSTHFDKLDPDRLASDTAERALSLLGARPVATQKTQALLDPLVVTSLLSMLVQSFLAENVQKKKSPWVGKKGQEIYSKVVTLIDDGGLQGGYRSSPFDGEGVARRRTVVVEKGVLNHFLYDSASACRDGLNSTGNAFRGSFKDLPVLSHSNFFVSPGRRPLEAMIRSLYKGFWVRDIIGAHTIDPFSGDFSVGATGFWIEKGEKAFPVRGVAIAGNLHEIFKKSVEVGADLRFYESIGSPTLWVEELQVAGN, encoded by the coding sequence ATGACACCGGAAAAAGTTCTTGAGTGCGTGAAAGATCGGCTGGCGGGAAAAGGGAAGGGGTTTGAACTATACCTTCAGTCTTCACGGCAGACCGGAATCGAGGCCAAGGGGGGGGAGGTGACCTCCTTCCAGAAGGCGGAGCCGAAGGGGGCCGCCTTGCGCATTTTTTCCAACAGAAAGGTTGGCTTTGCCATGGCCAGTTCCTGGGACCGGTCCGCACTCGAAAAAATGGTCCGGTATGCCTGCGAGGGGTTGCCTTTTTTGAGTGAAGAACCTTGGGTGATTCACCCTTTATTGGCAACCCCCACTTGTTCCGAAGAACTGCCCGTTTTTGAAGGCTGTGACTCTTCGCTAGCCACGTTGCCGGAAAAAAAGAGAATGGCGTTGGCCGTGGAATTGGAGAAGAGGGTCCTGGCGAAAGACCCGCGAATTAGACGAATTCGAAAGGCGGAATACCAGGAAGAAGTGGCCGAGATCACCCTCTTTTCTTCGGCGAAGAAAAGAGGCCTTCATTACCAGAAAAGTTTGTGTGAGATCTCCCTGCAGGTGGTTGCGGAGGCGCAGGAAGACCAGCAGGCGGCCTGGAGTACCGATTTTTCGACCCATTTTGATAAGCTCGATCCCGATCGGCTCGCTTCTGATACGGCCGAAAGGGCGTTGTCCCTCCTGGGGGCCAGGCCGGTCGCCACGCAAAAGACCCAGGCCCTGCTCGACCCGCTGGTGGTGACATCGCTTCTCTCCATGCTCGTTCAGTCCTTTCTTGCCGAAAATGTCCAGAAGAAGAAATCACCCTGGGTGGGAAAGAAGGGACAAGAGATTTATTCCAAGGTGGTGACTTTGATCGATGACGGAGGACTCCAAGGGGGGTACCGTTCTTCTCCGTTTGATGGTGAGGGGGTCGCGAGGAGACGGACAGTCGTTGTCGAAAAAGGGGTCCTGAATCATTTTCTTTATGATTCGGCAAGCGCCTGTCGCGATGGTTTGAATTCGACCGGCAATGCCTTTCGCGGAAGTTTCAAGGATCTTCCGGTCCTTTCGCACTCCAATTTTTTTGTCTCCCCGGGCCGACGCCCGTTAGAGGCAATGATCCGCTCTTTGTATAAAGGTTTTTGGGTCCGGGATATTATTGGGGCCCATACGATCGATCCCTTCTCCGGCGATTTTTCGGTGGGGGCCACCGGGTTCTGGATTGAGAAGGGGGAGAAGGCCTTTCCGGTCCGGGGGGTGGCGATTGCCGGAAATCTGCACGAGATTTTTAAAAAGAGTGTTGAAGTTGGCGCCGATCTGCGCTTTTATGAGTCGATCGGCTCACCGACCCTTTGGGTCGAAGAGTTGCAGGTGGCTGGAAATTAA
- the rpiB gene encoding ribose 5-phosphate isomerase B codes for MKIALATDHGGFPLKETIKKLLLELHVDTTDYGSEGAESVDYPDYAIAVAEQVSEGKVDAGVLVCGTGIGMAIVANKFKGIRAAVVNDPYTARMAKEHNNANIVCLGGRVNDPEKARELVKIWLTTRYEGGRHDRRLQKISEIDKKNLK; via the coding sequence ATGAAAATCGCTCTGGCCACCGATCATGGTGGTTTTCCTCTCAAAGAGACCATCAAAAAACTTCTGTTGGAACTCCATGTAGACACGACCGATTATGGCAGTGAGGGGGCGGAGTCTGTGGACTACCCTGATTACGCCATTGCCGTGGCGGAGCAGGTTTCGGAAGGAAAGGTCGATGCGGGGGTTTTGGTCTGCGGCACCGGGATCGGGATGGCGATTGTGGCGAACAAGTTCAAGGGGATCCGGGCCGCTGTTGTGAATGACCCTTATACCGCCCGGATGGCCAAGGAGCATAATAACGCCAACATCGTCTGTTTGGGGGGACGGGTCAATGACCCGGAGAAGGCACGAGAGCTGGTCAAAATCTGGCTGACGACCCGATATGAAGGGGGGCGGCATGACCGGCGCCTCCAGAAAATTTCTGAGATAGACAAAAAGAATCTCAAATAA
- a CDS encoding DUF2442 domain-containing protein, with product MKMWGHRLERVVKTDPISFQVKVKFSNGSVGSIDLGPIFEKPKGLAAEILKGGIFNHCFVEAGALAWPNGFELCPDALWKWFKEERARDQQAA from the coding sequence ATGAAGATGTGGGGACATCGGCTTGAAAGGGTCGTCAAGACTGATCCGATTTCTTTTCAAGTTAAAGTAAAGTTTAGCAATGGATCTGTTGGTTCCATTGACCTCGGGCCTATTTTTGAGAAACCAAAAGGACTTGCGGCTGAAATTTTAAAGGGAGGGATATTCAATCATTGTTTTGTCGAGGCAGGGGCGCTGGCATGGCCCAACGGTTTTGAACTTTGCCCCGATGCCCTTTGGAAATGGTTTAAAGAAGAGCGAGCGCGGGACCAACAAGCGGCCTAA